The stretch of DNA TCCCGTCGTCTAACTGCCAGATTGACCCTCGTGGATTTCCGTCGAAAGGGATGTCCTCCTGAAGAGCCTGGTGAAATAGTAGGTTGAAATGAGCAGTACATAATAAGTAAGCATAGACAATGCGGCGATGGTGAAGAGCTGAAGGAAATAGGACTTTGGGGCGGGCACTATGAGCCAGCAAAGGAAAAGCGCCAGCACGGTGCCCGCATATCCGACGAAATAAGATATAAAGACCTCTTTGATCCCCCGGAGGATTCTCTCAAATTCCAAGGCCTTTCTGAAATCCATCTGTTCCGAAAAGGTTATGAACGCGAAGGGCAGAAAAAAAGAGGATATAAGCAGGGCCACATATGAAAGCTTGATCATGATGGTGCCGAATAAGCCTGTAACGCTGGAGAGGGCCGTGAGAAAGAACCCGCAAGAGAACATGAAAAAGGGGATGGAACCGTAAAGAATGAAAACGAGCAGCATCTTGGCGCCTTCAAGCCATATCTCGGCTCTTTGCTCCCACGTGGGGAGTCCGATGCTTCCGATCATAAGAAGCCGGGAAGCCTTGGACAGGTACCCGAGCGAAAAGAAGTTAAGGACAGGAATGTAGAGCAGCAATCCCCCGTATATCCATCGCGTAATATAATGGCTGTTCAAACTGAACCGGACAAAAGGGATTACCTCCATGATTATTTGCCTTTTACCGCCCGGGCCATGAAATCAAGGAGCGATTCAGGGGTGTACCCCGTCATTCCTCCGTCCATAGTAATCGTCTCGCCATTGATGTATGCCGCTTCTTTGGAAGCCAGAAACAGTATGAGCGACACGTATTCCTCCACATTTGCCATTCTGCCGATGGGCGTCCGGGAGGAGAGGTAATCCACGAATGCCTGTTTTCTTATAAGTCCTTCATTCATCCCTCCACCAATGAAGCCGGGAGCCACCACGCATGTGGTCACCCCGAATTGAGACCATTCGTAAGCGAGGGTTCTTGCCATCACCATCAAGCCCGACTTGCTTACCGCATAGGGAAGAAATCCCTTTTCTCCGAACATCGCCACTTGGGACGCGATATTTATGATCCGTCCGTATTTCATTTGAATCATCCGTTTTCCGAATATTTGACTCGCGTAGAACGCACCTTTCAGATTGATGTCGATTGACTTGTCGAATTCTTCCTTCTTCATTTTTTCCGCGGGCATAAGGGCGTTTACCACACCTGCGTTATTTATGAGGACATCGACCTTGCCCCATTTTTCGACGGTCTTTACCGCTGCATTTTCCATCTCTTCGTAATTGGTGACATCGGCATTGAACGCAAGGACAGGCTCCTCCTTAAACTCCTCCTCAAACAGGGTTACAGCTTCCCCTGGAATCCCGTTTACCCCGACAAAAGCCCCTTCCGCCAGGAATTTTTTTGCCATGGCCTTGCCTAAGCCCCTCGTTCCTCCCGTGATGAAGACAACCTGTTCCTTAAACCTCATAGAGCACCTCCGTACAATGTTTTTATTCTTTCGTCGAAAAGGGCGATCAAATCTTCATTTCCGTTCACTTCCCTGCCGGTGACCTCTTTCCACACATCAGGCCGCTCCATGCAGAGATACACAAAAAGGTCAGCCTCTTTATTTGTAAGCATCCTGTATAGCATCCGGTAGACTTTCACCCTCTCCTTCTTGAGGTACCGGTATTTCCCGTCTTCCCCCATTATGAACTCTCCTGAGAGCAGGGTCTTCCTTTCGTTCTCAATAAAATGGTCCATAAGCTTTGGTGGGAATCTCAGAAGTCCCAAGCTTATCCAGATAATCTTGTCCTGGTCAAGGATTTGGCCTATGTCCTCAATGAGACGCTCGTAATCCTTTTCGAAACCATCGTAAATGATGATCGGATCGAAGTGGAGTCCCACGAACAAACCGAGATCCTGAGCCTTTTTCGCTGCTCTGAGCCTCTTGTACAGGGGGCTTGTCCGCTTCTCTTCCCGCATGATCGCCCTTTCGGGAGCAAGGGAAAAAGATATGACCGTGTATGGATTCAGGCAGTCAGTGAGATGGCCAATGGAAGCCCACTTCGATTTCAGCTCAAGGATGGCCTTTCGTTTTTTGCCGAAAAACTCTATTAGGGGCGCGTTGAGCCCTAATCTCCTGTCCAGGGCAAGGCTGTCGGAGAGCTCTCCTGTGCCGAATCTTGGGATATGCCCGCTGGAATTTTCGTCGATTGCCGCTTCAATCTGGGAGAGAATGTACGGTATGTCGGTATGGACGTTCACCCCTTCGGAATTTATATAATACTTCAGGATGCAGTATGAGCATGAGAGGATACACCCCTCAATGAGATCAATCGTTTTGTATCCACAGCAGATATGGTTTTTCGTCCCCGGGCAGTTTCGAACAATGTTGCCTTTTGTCTCGGCAAAATTAACCTTTTGTAAGCTCAAGCATACTCCTGAGTGATCCATCTTCCATGACCTTGCCGAGTTTTTCCAAGGCCTGTTCCACATCGTTGATATTCTTGACTCGTATATCTATATCAATATACTCCTTTTCAAAAGAAGGGTCTACCTTTATATCCATGTTCGGGGGCAGAGCGCACCTCCGACGCAGGGTCTCCAATTGTTCCTGAAGTGAAGAGAGCATGGGGAATGTCCGATGTTTCAGTTTCGTCCTCAAATCCTCCGCATTTTCCGAGCCGGATAAGCCCTGAAAATCAATACGGCCATCCTTCAATCTCATTAGAGCCGCCATCTTGAGTATCTCCCGCAGATAGCCTTCCGTGGTGTGAATCTGGGTAAAGAGAGACAGGAGCTGCTCCATCTCGCCATTATCGAATCTCATGAGCCCTTCTATGTTCGTCACAGAGAGATTTCTGGAGACGACGAATGATTTGAGCGATTCCTTTGAATCCGCCAGGGCAATGAAAGTTCGGAGAATCTTTTCGTGGGTCTTGAGTCCGAGGAGTGTCATGGTTTCCTTTACTTCTTCCAAGGGAAAACCCATCCGGACCATTTTCGAAAGGGCGAGCGCTTTTTCCACGGCGTTAAACCCCCGGCTCAGATTATCGTGAATCGCGCAGAGAAGGGCGTCCTTCCCACTTAGGCGGTCGGTCACAATAGCAGGGACTGAGATGGAGCCAAGTTTCATGGCGGCCTCTATTCGCCTGCAACCAGTCACAACAGTGAAGGTGGGACCGTCTATTATTAAGAGCACAGGCTGAATCACACCGGCCTTGGCGATTGATTCTAAAAGAAGAGGAGACTCCATGGGATAGGAGACAGAGAATCTCCGATCATCTCTGTTGATCCTGTCGAGTCGTATGATGTGAAGAGAATCCATAATCAGAAAGTTTAAACAATAGCAGAACCGAAGATAAAGTGTCAAATGTGAATATGAAGAAAGGGGCGGGACCGCTCGCCTGGCCATATGCTCACGCCAGACTCCACGGAAACGCTTAAAATTATACAGGAGGAAAGGTCCACATGGATTTTAGCGCAGTGGATCGCCGGTATCTTGCCCCCAAAGAAGCGGCATGTCCTTCTTTATCATGGTTTCCTGCTATTCTCCGTATTCTTCGAGATAGCGCTCTATGTACTCCGTCACTTTCCTGTTCGGCTGATAAACACCGAAATGGCCTTCGCAGAGCACGTCCGCCTTGAGGGCGAGGAGTGTCTTCATTGATTTCGTCCAGGCCTTCATGTCAGAGCCGAAATCTTTGAGAAAAGGGCCGTGGATATCCTGGCCGAAAAGAACCCTTTTCTTTTCCAGGTCGAAATAGACCGACATAGAACCAGGGGTGTGGCCCGGCGTGTGGAGACAGACCACATCGTGGTCGCCCACGGAGATCCGCCTCTCCTCTCCGCTGAATGTGATATCAATGGGCAAAGGCTTAAAATCTATATTGTAATAGAATGCGGCGGTCATCCGATTGTCGCCTTTTTCGACCGCCTGCGCATCCAGTTGGTGCATAATGATTTTTGGGCCGTACTTTTCTTTGAACAGGTAGGCGCCTCCCACGTGATCAATGTGACAGTGGGTAAGGATAAGGGTGGATATATTTGCCGGATCAAGGCCGAGCCCTTTGATATTAGACACGATGCTGTTGAAGCCGGGCCCTGCCCCCGCATCAACGAGAACCAGGTCTCCCATGTCCACGAGGTAGACGGAACAGTCTCTCGAATCGGAAATATCAGAACTTCCCACGAGGTATACGCCTTTGCAGACTTCCCTTGCTTTCATACTTTCCCCTCCATTTTTGAGGATAATAGCATTTTTCTTTGTCATAGCCAACGGGAAAAGTTATTGCAAACGACCAGTGTAAGGCCGGATCCAAAATGTTGCGGGAGCGCCAGGACGGACGGGAAAGGGCGGCGGCAGACCCCTGCACATCTCACCCTTCGTTGCCATTCAGCGCCACCTGGTGTATGCTTTTAAATATTGACGCAATTTTCTCCCTCAATGGCCTGTGTAATGGCGAACAATAGATTTGACAAACTGCAAAACAGGACATATCTATTTAAGGAAGAGGCAATGCCCGTTTATAATTACATATTCTGCGTATAGAGAGAAAATACAAGGAGGCTTTTTATGAGTAAAGCGAACCCGGTAAATGACGGGGAATTTGCAAAAGAAGTAATCGAATCCGAAATACCCGTTGTGGTAGATTTCTGGGCAACATGGTGCGGGCCTTGTCAGGTTATGGGTCCTGTCATCGACGCGATAGCTGGCGAGTATGAAGGAAAAATAAAAGTACTGAAACTCAATGTGGACGAGAATCCAGTTACGCCTTCCAAGTATGGCGTCAGAGGGATACCGACCCTCATTCTCTTTAACAAGGGAGAGGTTGTGGACAGAATCATTGGCGCACAGCCGAAAAACGCGGTAGATAATCTTCTGAAAAAGGCTGTGGTCTGAAAAAATAAATAGGCTAAAGGCTGAGTCCTGGACCCGCGGCCTTTAGCCGCACATTGTTTCTTGTTTAATGAGTTTTTACTTGTTGGGAGTCAGAATGACGTGAGCCCTTTTGCCTACTTCCGCTTCAATGACAGCCCTGTCCTCGTTAACATAGTAGGTGACTACCTCTCCGGAGAGCCTGTCATGGCCTTGGTAGACCACTACGTTCCCCTTGAGTATGATCTCCCCTTTCTTATTGTCGAAGATTGCTTCACTTGACGTGGCGGTACGCTCCTTCTTCACGATTTTCACATTTTGCCTGGCATACGCCCTTTCGATCTCGTTTGACGTATCGTTCAGGTGGGCCTCAATAATATCGGCAAAAATATAAAGATCTTCCTGTTTTGCAATCACATTTCCCCTAAATACCACATATTTCTCTTTATCGAAGCCTTCCATGCTGTCCGATACTATATCGACAGGCTTGCTCTTGTCGAAGAAGTCAAGATCCTTCTTCTTGTCTTTTTCATCAGATTTTGGTTTTTCAGCCTCTTTCGTTTCTTCCGGGCTGACCTTTTTCTTGTCTGTCACAGGTTTAGGTATCTCCTCCTGGTACATCTTTGGGGTCAGCAATATGGTATCCCCAGGTTTTTTATCTTGGACCTCTTCGGCCGGTCGTGTACGGTCGAGTTTTGCCATTTGCGGCCCCGGTTGAGGTGGCTCGACATGATCGGATCCAGAAGGGTCATGCCGTATAAGCTCGGCGTCAAAGGCCCCAGGCTCTGCTATTGCAGGTGTTGGGGGCTGAGAGGCGATGACAGGCTCGTCGGTCCTAGATGATCCGGATGCAGTCTGTGAATCGGGTTGTTGAGCCGTTGGCTCTCCCGGTTGGGTGGGTCTGTCGATCTCCTCCGGTTTGGCTGTCTGCGCAGGTTCGTCTGTCTTTGCCGACTCAGGCTCAGCCACGGGATTCAACCGCTTTCTCTTTATCCCCTGCGAACCGGCTGGTTGAGCGTTGGCAAGTTTCAAGGTCTTTTTCTCTCTGATTGTAGCCCGGGCATATACGCTCCTCGGAAACTGGGCCTTCAGCTTCTCCATGTAATAGTCGGCTTTTTCCGGATTTGCCAGTTCCTTGTAAGAACTGCTGATATAAAAGTATGCCTTGTCCGTCCCGGATGCATTGGGATATTTTTTGAGGAAATATTCGAGGCGCACGATGGCTGCATTATACTGGCTCGTTCTGTAATAGAACTCACCCACGTACAGCTCTCTGTCGGCCAGCTTCTGTTCAAGATGTTTCAATTTCTCGTCCACCTGGCCCGCGTAATTGGTTCTGGGATAGCGATTCTTGAGGAAGGTATATTTTTCCATGGCTTTCAACGTGTTTGCCTGATCCCGGTCTACAGACAGTGAGAGCTTTTCATAACATTCCCCCAATCTGAACAGGACATACGGGGCATTCTCATCCTCCGGATGGGCGCCCACAAAACTGTCGTACACGCTCGCAGCTATGACATGGTCTTTTTTCTCGAAGTGTGCGTCACCGAGTTTGACCGCTGCTACGAGGGCAAGGGGATCAAAGGGATAATCTTCTATTACCCCGTTGAATTTTTGGACTGCCTTGTCGTACTGTTTTGCCTTCATGAGGTTGACGCCTTCCACATATAGCTCGCCGGGACCTTGTTTCTTTGTCGGGGCGCTGGCACAGGCGGTCAGAAGAAAACACAGGGCAGCAATAACCAATAGTCTTTTCATCACGTAATTATAACAGAATGAAACATTTTATGCTACGCTTTATGGGTGAGATCCGAGGAAATGATAGCGGAAGGATTGGCTTTTTTCCACATTCCTTATGACGAAAAAGCCGTCGGAGACATTACTTTTTACGTAACCGAGCTTTCGAAATGGAACGACCGGGTCAACTTGGTGGGCTACAAGGACATAAGGAATGTGGTCCGGGATCTTTTGTATGACGCCTTTTTTCTGTGGGGCCATACATGTGATAGCCTTAGGACCCTTGACCTTGGGTCGGGGTCGGGGATCATAGCCATCCCGCTCAAGATACTCTCTCCTGGAATGGAAGTGTATCCGGTGGATCGAAGTCTCAGGAAGATTCAGTTTCAGCGGCATATAAAGAGAAGTCTGCAGTTGGAGGGGTTCTTCCCGATACACGGGAGAATCGAAGAGGTGGAACCGCTTATGGTGGACAGCGTAGTGGTAAAGGCTTTCGGGGCGATTCCTGCCATACTGGAAATGAGCGAAAGGCATCTTAATGAGGCGGGAAGGGTATTTATAGTGAAGGGCATGGCCGAGGAGGCTGTGAGGGCCGGAGGGTTTGCCCTGGAAAGTGTTGTCCCGTATACGCTCCCTGGAAGCGGCAGGAGATACCGAATGTTTGTGTACAGGAAAGATGGTTGTTAGTAGGTCCAGCAGGGAAGCATATACGGGGAAGAGAGAGGGACAGGACAAGGAGGAAATGAAGCTTTATTTCACTGATATCCCGCCTGCTTGCGTGCGGCCTGACGTTTCATGCAGGTTCCTTCCACTACTATGACATGGCAGCTTTCCGGGACAGTGAGACAGCAATACTCCGGCCATGTTCTCCCGAAGGTTGACTTCAAGGCAGGGTCTTTGATGAATCCGCCCAGAACATGACGGCAACCTTTTGGTCCGCTTTCAAGAAGTACGGGTATTTATTGACATTACGGGATATTCTATGTTTAAGTAGTAACTTCTAAAATATACTGGAGTGAAGATACCATGAAGAGAACATACCAGCCTCACACAAAAAGCAGAAAAAGAACTCACGGTTTTCTCGTAAGAATGAGAACTGCTTCGGGACGGGACATTATCAGGAGAAGGCGGGCAAAAGGGAGAAAACAACTCTCTGCCTGATGAGCCATTGGTGGACTTGCCGCTTTCCTGTTACGGGCGTATCCACCGTCTGTAATCCATCACCACGACCACCCGAGCATGGCTTACACTCTCACGAAAAACGAGTTATTGAAAAAGGGGGACTTTCGAGGTATAAGATGGGTGAAACGTGGTGAAACAACCCATTTTCTTATCCTGTGCAACAAGAATCGGCCTTTGACAAGAAGGATCGCTATCGGTATACGTAAGAAAACAGGGGGAGCGGTCGTCAGGAACAAAATGAAACGACATATAAAAGAGTTCTTCAGGCTCCATAAGGAGCTTTTTCCAGGCCACCGCGACACGCTTATAAAAGTGAAGAAGATACCATACAAAATAGAATGGAAAAATACGAGCGAAGAGCTTCGCCAACTATTATTGAATGTAAAAATTAGATAGTGAAAAAACTTTTCTTGTACCTGCTTAATGTCTACACTTTACTTATCTCGCCCTACGTCCCCACCGAGTGCAGGTTTTATCCGACCTGTTCTTGCTATATGAAAGAGGCTATAGAAAAGAGAGGCGCTTTAAAGGGCGTCCTGCTGGGCCTTAAGCGGATTCTGAAGTGCAATCCTTTTTACCCGGGTGGATATGATCCGGTCAAATAACGGAGGTATTGGATGGAAAAGAGAAACATAATATTGCTCGGCCTGACCATAATATTGCTATTTTTCTTTCAGATGTATTTCAGTCCGAAGGAACCCCAGAAGCAACCTGCTCAGTCTTCTGGACAGGTTGAGCAGGCACCAGGCAAAAGCGAAGAGGCAAAAGCAACGGTTCCGTCCACTTCCGGCGGCATACCCCAACCCTCTGTTAAAGGACTGTCGGTACAGAAACCGACAAGAACAATTACTGCGGAGACCGACCTTCTGCAAGTCACCTTTACCGACCTTGGCGGCGGGATAAGCAGCGTGAAACTCAAGAAGTATAGACAGACCGTGAAGAGACCCGATGATAAGGAAATAATTGAGGATGTAAAGCCTTACATTTATTTGCCCAGGACTTTTGCAACAGTTGCGAGCGGTTTAGCCACGGACGAGACCATCTTCAAGCCGGACAAGGATGCGGTAAGAACACAAGACAAACCGGAAACCATCGTCTTTTCCGGTACTTTGACTGACGGGCGGTCCGTCAGAAAGACTTACACCTTTCATCCGGGAATCTACACGATTGATATGAAAGTTGAAGTGGCAGGGGTGGATGCGGCGAGGACCGATATGGATTTTGCTGCCATTACAGCCAAGCGTGAGTCTTCCTACACGTTCAAAGGCCCTTTCTATTATGCAGGCAATAAGTTTGAGCAGGTGGACAAGCTCGACAATAATGTGATCCTCGGCAAAGCATACAAGTATGCGGGCCTGGACGACGGTTTCTTCACCTTCATCTGGATTCCCAACACCGATTCGTTGCCTGCCGCTACCATAATGAAGGGTGATAATGATATCCCCGTGATCAGGCTTGCCCTGGCGGGCGGAACGACTTCAGGTAAAATGTATTTCGGTCCCAAGAAGACGGACATCCTCAAAACTCTCAACGTGGGGGCGGAAAAGATTGTCGATTTCGGTTGGTTCGACATTATCGCAAAGCCCATGATTCTGGGGATGAATTATTGCAACAAAATCACCCACAACTACGGCATTGATATTATACTTCTTACCATCCTGATCAAGTTCATTTTTTATCCTTTAAGCGTGAAGAGCTACAAGTCGATGAAAGAGATGCAGAAGATACAGCCCATGATCGCCAAGCTCAGGGAAAAGTATAAAGACGACAAGCAGAAACTTAACCAGGAAATGATGGAGATCTACAAGACGAAGGGAATAAACCCCATGGGTGGATGCCTTCCAATGATCATTCAGATCCCTGTTTTCTTTGCCCTCTACAAGGCTCTCTCAGCTGCGATTGAACTCAGACACGCGCCTTTCATGCTATGGATCAACGACCTTTCCTCTCCGGAGGACCTCTATACTATCCATGTTGCGGGCTACGAACTGCCCGTCAGGCTTCTGCCTATTGTAATGGGTGCCACCCAGGTGATCCAGCAAAAAATGACCCCCTCCGGCGGTGATCCCATGCAACAAAAATTGATGCTCGCCATGCCCATAGTCTTCACTTTCATTTTCTGGGGTTTCCCGTCGGGGCTTGTTTTGTACTGGCTCGTAAACAACGTCATATCCATCGCCCAGCAATACTACATCAACAAGAAAGTCTCATGAGGAGGTATCATGGATTTTGTGGAAGTCGAGGGAAAAACATACGAAGAAGCTATCAGAAAAGCCTCCCTGGAGCTTAACGCAGAAGAGAAAGATCTCGATGTAGACGTAAGAGAGGTTGACACGAAAGGTATTCTTGGCCTGCTGGGAAGCAAGAAGGTGCGCATTACCGCACGTCTGAGGGCCAAAGAGGTGACACCAGAAGAGTACGGCCAGACCTTCCTCAAAGAATTAGGCGCCCTTGTGGGCCTTACCTTCTACACGAAGGTGTCCCAGTACGAAAACCGGGTCATATTTCTTATCCAGGCCAACGATGGTGATGTGCTGATAGGTAAAGACGGGGACACCTTGGAAGCGCTGCAGCATGTCCTGAGGCTCGCAATCGCAAAGAGATACAAACAAGGCCTCAAGGTCCTTGTGGATATCAACGGCTACCGCGAGAAAAGAAAGAAAGCGCTTACCACAATGGCAAAAAAAACGGCGGACAAGGCCAAGCGAACGGGTAAGCGGCTCAAGACGGACCCCTTGAACCCTTATGAGAGGAGAATCGTTCACTCCATATTGAAACATAATAAGAGCATCA from Syntrophobacterales bacterium encodes:
- a CDS encoding Jag N-terminal domain-containing protein codes for the protein MDFVEVEGKTYEEAIRKASLELNAEEKDLDVDVREVDTKGILGLLGSKKVRITARLRAKEVTPEEYGQTFLKELGALVGLTFYTKVSQYENRVIFLIQANDGDVLIGKDGDTLEALQHVLRLAIAKRYKQGLKVLVDINGYREKRKKALTTMAKKTADKAKRTGKRLKTDPLNPYERRIVHSILKHNKSITTKSEGEGHTKKVVISPVGASNGKH
- a CDS encoding class I SAM-dependent methyltransferase, with the translated sequence MIAEGLAFFHIPYDEKAVGDITFYVTELSKWNDRVNLVGYKDIRNVVRDLLYDAFFLWGHTCDSLRTLDLGSGSGIIAIPLKILSPGMEVYPVDRSLRKIQFQRHIKRSLQLEGFFPIHGRIEEVEPLMVDSVVVKAFGAIPAILEMSERHLNEAGRVFIVKGMAEEAVRAGGFALESVVPYTLPGSGRRYRMFVYRKDGC
- the yidC gene encoding membrane protein insertase YidC, coding for MEKRNIILLGLTIILLFFFQMYFSPKEPQKQPAQSSGQVEQAPGKSEEAKATVPSTSGGIPQPSVKGLSVQKPTRTITAETDLLQVTFTDLGGGISSVKLKKYRQTVKRPDDKEIIEDVKPYIYLPRTFATVASGLATDETIFKPDKDAVRTQDKPETIVFSGTLTDGRSVRKTYTFHPGIYTIDMKVEVAGVDAARTDMDFAAITAKRESSYTFKGPFYYAGNKFEQVDKLDNNVILGKAYKYAGLDDGFFTFIWIPNTDSLPAATIMKGDNDIPVIRLALAGGTTSGKMYFGPKKTDILKTLNVGAEKIVDFGWFDIIAKPMILGMNYCNKITHNYGIDIILLTILIKFIFYPLSVKSYKSMKEMQKIQPMIAKLREKYKDDKQKLNQEMMEIYKTKGINPMGGCLPMIIQIPVFFALYKALSAAIELRHAPFMLWINDLSSPEDLYTIHVAGYELPVRLLPIVMGATQVIQQKMTPSGGDPMQQKLMLAMPIVFTFIFWGFPSGLVLYWLVNNVISIAQQYYINKKVS
- the trxA gene encoding thioredoxin; the encoded protein is MSKANPVNDGEFAKEVIESEIPVVVDFWATWCGPCQVMGPVIDAIAGEYEGKIKVLKLNVDENPVTPSKYGVRGIPTLILFNKGEVVDRIIGAQPKNAVDNLLKKAVV
- the yidD gene encoding membrane protein insertion efficiency factor YidD: MVKKLFLYLLNVYTLLISPYVPTECRFYPTCSCYMKEAIEKRGALKGVLLGLKRILKCNPFYPGGYDPVK
- a CDS encoding ParB/RepB/Spo0J family partition protein; the protein is MDSLHIIRLDRINRDDRRFSVSYPMESPLLLESIAKAGVIQPVLLIIDGPTFTVVTGCRRIEAAMKLGSISVPAIVTDRLSGKDALLCAIHDNLSRGFNAVEKALALSKMVRMGFPLEEVKETMTLLGLKTHEKILRTFIALADSKESLKSFVVSRNLSVTNIEGLMRFDNGEMEQLLSLFTQIHTTEGYLREILKMAALMRLKDGRIDFQGLSGSENAEDLRTKLKHRTFPMLSSLQEQLETLRRRCALPPNMDIKVDPSFEKEYIDIDIRVKNINDVEQALEKLGKVMEDGSLRSMLELTKG
- a CDS encoding SDR family oxidoreductase — encoded protein: MRFKEQVVFITGGTRGLGKAMAKKFLAEGAFVGVNGIPGEAVTLFEEEFKEEPVLAFNADVTNYEEMENAAVKTVEKWGKVDVLINNAGVVNALMPAEKMKKEEFDKSIDINLKGAFYASQIFGKRMIQMKYGRIINIASQVAMFGEKGFLPYAVSKSGLMVMARTLAYEWSQFGVTTCVVAPGFIGGGMNEGLIRKQAFVDYLSSRTPIGRMANVEEYVSLILFLASKEAAYINGETITMDGGMTGYTPESLLDFMARAVKGK
- the bamD gene encoding outer membrane protein assembly factor BamD, with product MKRLLVIAALCFLLTACASAPTKKQGPGELYVEGVNLMKAKQYDKAVQKFNGVIEDYPFDPLALVAAVKLGDAHFEKKDHVIAASVYDSFVGAHPEDENAPYVLFRLGECYEKLSLSVDRDQANTLKAMEKYTFLKNRYPRTNYAGQVDEKLKHLEQKLADRELYVGEFYYRTSQYNAAIVRLEYFLKKYPNASGTDKAYFYISSSYKELANPEKADYYMEKLKAQFPRSVYARATIREKKTLKLANAQPAGSQGIKRKRLNPVAEPESAKTDEPAQTAKPEEIDRPTQPGEPTAQQPDSQTASGSSRTDEPVIASQPPTPAIAEPGAFDAELIRHDPSGSDHVEPPQPGPQMAKLDRTRPAEEVQDKKPGDTILLTPKMYQEEIPKPVTDKKKVSPEETKEAEKPKSDEKDKKKDLDFFDKSKPVDIVSDSMEGFDKEKYVVFRGNVIAKQEDLYIFADIIEAHLNDTSNEIERAYARQNVKIVKKERTATSSEAIFDNKKGEIILKGNVVVYQGHDRLSGEVVTYYVNEDRAVIEAEVGKRAHVILTPNK
- the rpmH gene encoding 50S ribosomal protein L34, which encodes MKRTYQPHTKSRKRTHGFLVRMRTASGRDIIRRRRAKGRKQLSA
- the rnpA gene encoding ribonuclease P protein component, which encodes MAYTLTKNELLKKGDFRGIRWVKRGETTHFLILCNKNRPLTRRIAIGIRKKTGGAVVRNKMKRHIKEFFRLHKELFPGHRDTLIKVKKIPYKIEWKNTSEELRQLLLNVKIR
- a CDS encoding DUF4013 domain-containing protein, with amino-acid sequence MEVIPFVRFSLNSHYITRWIYGGLLLYIPVLNFFSLGYLSKASRLLMIGSIGLPTWEQRAEIWLEGAKMLLVFILYGSIPFFMFSCGFFLTALSSVTGLFGTIMIKLSYVALLISSFFLPFAFITFSEQMDFRKALEFERILRGIKEVFISYFVGYAGTVLALFLCWLIVPAPKSYFLQLFTIAALSMLTYYVLLISTYYFTRLFRRTSLSTEIHEGQSGS
- a CDS encoding MBL fold metallo-hydrolase; translation: MKAREVCKGVYLVGSSDISDSRDCSVYLVDMGDLVLVDAGAGPGFNSIVSNIKGLGLDPANISTLILTHCHIDHVGGAYLFKEKYGPKIIMHQLDAQAVEKGDNRMTAAFYYNIDFKPLPIDITFSGEERRISVGDHDVVCLHTPGHTPGSMSVYFDLEKKRVLFGQDIHGPFLKDFGSDMKAWTKSMKTLLALKADVLCEGHFGVYQPNRKVTEYIERYLEEYGE